A genomic region of Pararge aegeria chromosome 11, ilParAegt1.1, whole genome shotgun sequence contains the following coding sequences:
- the LOC120627742 gene encoding gem-associated protein 8-like: MTTWAENFTVAATWQLKHQLAYWKARAVSLQYENNVLHDVIRINHLEVPTTSKSAAVEESDCSSENSEHSDCEEEENDTNYIESESGNEEHKDEDVEVSEEFIQFLTANAKYKEDARLERERFKAKLEEESTPDLPESQESAEAKISRNKELYGDKYKRIIALEMYLMSDFQNELDKHKSAYWPNIPFNFNS; encoded by the coding sequence ATGACTACTTGGGCTGAGAATTTCACAGTTGCTGCAACCTGGCAGCTGAAACACCAACTTGCGTATTGGAAAGCGCGAGCAGTATCCTTGCAATACGAAAATAATGTGTTGCACGATGTTATTCGTATAAATCACCTAGAGGTGCCCACAACTAGTAAGAGCGCTGCTGTGGAAGAGTCTGACTGTTCAAGCGAGAATTCTGAACACTCTGACTGCGAAGAAGAGGAAAATGACACCAACTACATTGAAAGTGAGTCTGGAAATGAAGAACACAAAGACGAAGATGTTGAAGTTAGCGAGGAGTTTATACAGTTTCTAACGGCCAACGCAAAGTATAAAGAGGACGCTAGACTAGAAAGGGAAcgttttaaagctaaattagaGGAGGAATCAACACCAGATCTACCAGAGTCCCAGGAAAGTGCAGAGGCTAAAATATCACGCAATAAGGAGCTATATGGTGacaaatataaaagaattataGCACTCGAAATGTACCTTATGTCGGACTTTCAAAATGAGTTGGATAAACATAAATCTGCCTACTGGCCTAACAtaccatttaattttaatagctgA
- the LOC120627696 gene encoding zinc finger protein 39-like has product MNYKDRCRTCLGREKEMRHVHTTITIAGDDVRLSDILQNFYNYTVTEDTPQPDNICINCVHQLTITYSFKVLIKASANKLSEMNLVDSTSDNYDINYESDDNRPVKEVNNRPVKEVNKSLTKQCNVRIENLTTSLFCVECKAELHTVKHLREHCTKNHPIKSTIGRDCEYCNEKFDDFRSLVLHRKLHLKPFLCENCWEGFYSIYELNIHSCQPNQNKVKDKTTERELKQCDQCGKSYPPGYIKIHMRTHSSDRPYRCKFCPKAFKVPGSLHSHILWNHKRTRNYKCEVCNATFISSSSRSSHIRKNHLKEKKYGCESCSKRFFSKSELQRHSLTHTGVKNFHCHLCDKSYQTRYGLNVHLKSHTQMSMKSEHTLLQQRIM; this is encoded by the exons ATGAATTACAAGGATCGATGTCGAACATGTCTGGGCCGTGAGAAGGAAATGCGGCACGTCCACACGACTATAACTATAGCCGGAGATGATGTCCGTTTGTCTGATATTCTgcaaaacttttataattatacg gtAACAGAAGACACTCCACAACCCGATAACATTTGCATCAACTGCGTTCATCAACTCACCATAACTTATTCATTCAAAGTACTCATAAAAGCCAGTGCAAATAAACTCTCAGAAATGAACTTAGTAGATTCCACTAGTGACAACTATGATATCAATTATGAATCTGATGATAACAGGCCAGTGAAAGAAGTTAATAACAGGCCTGTAAAAGAAGTTAATAAATCACTTACAAAGCAATGTAATGTGAGAATAGAAAACCTAACTACATCATTATTTTGTGTAGAATGTAAGGCAGAGCTCCATACAGTAAAACATCTTAGAGAACATTGTACAAAAAATCATCCAATAAAATCTACAATAGGCAGGGATTGTGAATATTGCAATGAGAAATTTGACGATTTTCGTTCATTAGTGTTACATAGAAAGTTACATTTAAAACCTTTTCTGTGCGAAAATTGTTGGGAAGGCTTCTACAGTATATATGAACTAAACATACATTCCTGCCAACCGAATCAAAATAAGGTTAAAGATAAAACAACAGAGAGAGAGTTAAAACAGTGTGACCAATGTGGAAAGTCATATCCTCCTggttatattaaaattcatatgAGAACACATAGCAGCGACCGTCCATATCGATGCAAGTTCTGTCCAAAAGCGTTCAAAGTACCAGGAAGCCTACACTCGCATATACTATGGAATCATAAAAgaacaagaaattataaatgcgaggtTTGCAATGCTACATTCATATCATCAAGTTCAAGGAGCTCCCATATAAGAAAGAATCATTTGAAAGAGAAGAAATATGGATGCGAAAGTTGCAGTAAGAGGTTCTTCTCCAAATCCGAATTGCAAAGACATTCCCTAACGCACACAGGAGTCAAAAATTTCCACTGCCATTTATGTGATAAGTCATATCAGACCAGATATGGATTGAATGTGCATTTGAAATCACATACACAGATGTCAATGAAAAGTGAACATACACTTCTTCAGCAAAGAATTATGTGA